In Rhipicephalus microplus isolate Deutch F79 chromosome 7, USDA_Rmic, whole genome shotgun sequence, one genomic interval encodes:
- the LOC119179703 gene encoding uncharacterized protein LOC119179703 — protein MAKVQRHVYSLVMKFAVIGVDKAMRDTLCGQLIKLSEWPEFRPCTVEVYECLEMLAEPPSVQNNMLCVIMLDVTSFTSCTSVTSWLESLREEQCADRVCVVIYNAHKVSQHACNPDYIKNLRKQLPQITCLFHGPDEDKWQSLVSSVLRWGEIASGFRGNVTVQYLQSVIRHTSSSVETSHHVLIKK, from the exons ATGGCGAAGGTTCAGCGACATGTTTATTCCCTGGTGATGAAGTTTGCA GTCATCGGTGTAGACAAGGCCATGCGGGATACGCTGTGCGGTCAACTCATCAAATTGTCGGAGTGGCCTGAATTTCGACCGTGCACAGT CGAAGTCTATGAATGTCTGGAAATGCTCGCTGAACCTCCCAGTGTACAGAACAACATGCTCTGCGTCATCATGCTGGATGTGACTTCGTTCACGAG CTGCACAAGTGTGACCAGTTGGCTAGAGAGCCTTCGAGAAGAACAGTGCGCCGACAGAGTGTGCGTCGTGATATATAATG CCCACAAGGTTTCCCAGCACGCCTGCAATCCAGATTACATAAAAAATCTGCGAAAGCAGCTGCCACAGATAACGTGCCTGTTTCACGGACCCGATGAG GACAAATGGCAGTCCCTTGTCTCGTCTGTTCTGCGGTGGGGCGAAATAGCCTCCGGATTTCGCGGAAATGTGACAGTGCAGTACCTGCAGAGTGTCATTCGACACACTTCAAGCAGCGTGGAGACAAGTCACCACGTGCTCATTAAAAAGTGA